The nucleotide sequence ATGGCTGTGGCGCGGACTTCAGTCCGCAGCCCCTGCAAACCGCGCCGCTTGCCCTGTCAATCGGGCGGCGGACTGAAGTCCGCGCCACAGCCATACGAAGCAGCCGGGGCACAAAAAAAGCGTCAGCCGTTGCCGACTGACGCTTTTGAAGCTTGAAGTTTTAGAATGGCGGCGGGCCGTCGTCGAAGTTGCTGCGGGGGAAGGCCTGGGCGGGCGGCGGGCTGTCGTTGTTGAGGCGCGAGCCCAGCCGGATGGTGTTGGGCGTGAAGCCGGTCTGCTCGTCGAAGCTGCTGGGCGGGAAGGCGCTGGGGTTGAAGCCCGCGTCGCCGAAGCCGCCTGCGCCGTCGAGGTCGGCGAACTTGGTGAACTTGCCGATGAACTTGAGCTGCACGGTTTCCAGGGAGCCGTTCCGGTGCTTGGCAATGATAACCTCGCCGGTGCCCTGCGTGGGGTTGCCCATCTCGTCCTCCGTAATCTTGTAGTACTCGGGGCGGTACAGGAAGATAACCATGTCGGCGTCCTGCTCGATGGAGCCGGATTCACGAAGGTCACTCAGCTGCGGCTTCTTGTCGCCGCCGCGGGTTTCCACGGAGCGCGAAAGCTGCGACAGGGCCAGCACCGGCACGTTCAGCTCCTTGGCAATGCCTTTGAGCGCCCGCGAAATCGAGGCAATTTCCTGTTCGCGGTTGCCGCCGCCTTTGCCATCGGTGTTGCCGGTCATCAGCTGCAGATAGTCGATGATGATCATCGAAATATCGTGGTGAGCCTTGAGGCGGCGGCACTTGGTGCGCAGCTCCCGGATGCTGAGGCCGGGCGTGTCGTCGATGTAAATCGGGGCCGACGACAAACTGGAAATCTTGTGGTTGAGCTGGGCCCACTCGTGGTCGGCGAGGTTGCCCTTCTTGATCTTCTCGGAGTCCAGCTCCGCCTCCGCCGAAATCAGACGATTCACGAGCTGCAGCGAGGACATTTCCAGCGAGAAAATGGCCACCGGCTTCTTGAACTCCACCGCCGCGTTGCGCATGGCGGATACCACGAAAGCCGTGTTGTGGGTCACGGTCATGTCCTGGAGCAGAAACAGGCGGTTGCCGTCGATGCTGAAGCCGTAGTAATTGTCCTCGCCGTCAAACTCCACCGAAATGCCGGTCATGCGCCAATCCACGGGGCTGCGCCAAGGCTGGGCCTGCTTGCGGGCCACGCGCACCGGCACCCGGTTGATATCGCCGTAGATGCGCACCCGGTACACCTCGCTTTCGTAGCCGATGGCACTGATGGCGGCCCGCTTCTTCTTCAGGGAAGTGCGGAAGCCCAGCGAGTCGGCCAGAAACTTGATTTGCCGGGCTAGGCGGTGGTTTTTCTGGGTGATTTCGTAGCCGTTGGACACCGGGTCGAGGTGGCCGTCGGAGTCGATGAGGCCGGCCAGCAGGCGCAGGCGGTTGTCGGTGCTGTTGCTCAGGTACGACTGCGGAATGTGCTTGTCGCCGAGCACGCCCAGCTGGCGCAACTCGTCCTGCAGCGAGTACTGGGCGATGCTGCTGCCCTGCCGGCCGCGCGTGATGCCGTAGCTGTTGCAGCGGTCCGCCACTACGCCTACGGTCACCTGCATGTCCAGCTCGGCAGCGTACTGGTGCAGATACTCGATAATTTCCGGGTCCTGGCCCGTGATGCGGCAGTTGTCGGAAGCACCGTCGCCGAGCCACACGCCCAGGAAATACGGATCAACCGGCACTTCCTGCGCGGCAAACTCTACGGGCACCTTGTAGCCCTTATAGTTGGAGCGGAACTTGGCCGACTTGCCGAGCCAGTCCTTCACCGTGATGTTGAGCACGTCGCCGTGGCGGTGCGGGCCCTCGGTGCGGCTGCGCTTCAGCGAGAGGATGTGGCTTTCGTTGACGCGGTAGGCCTCGCCCTTGTTCTGACGCACCCAGTACATGTTTTCGCGGCCCCGGGCAATGCTGAGCACCCGGCGCGGGGTGGAGTCGTCGCCCATCAGCAGCTCGCCGGCCTGTACGTCTTCCACGTTGCGCAGCGTGCCGTCGTACATCAGCACCTTGGTGCCTTTGCCAAGGCACTTACCCATGCCGGGCCGCGCCGCAATAATCACCAGGTCAGATGGTTGCCAACCTGACGTTACACGGTCCAGGGCCGAGAAGCCGGAGGGCACGCCGGTGAGACCGTCCTTCTGGTCTTTCTTTTCTTCCAGCTCCTTGATGGCCTTGCCCATCAGGCTGCGCATGTCGTCGAAGTTCTTGCGGATGTTCGACTCCGATACCTCAAACAGGGCCTGCTCGGTGCTGTCGAGGAGGTTGAACACATCGGTGGTGTCCTCGAAGGCGTCGCGCTGGATGGTGCTGGCAATGTTGATCAGCTCCCGCTTGATGGCGTTTTCGGTGATGATGCGGGAGTGGTACTCGATGTTGGCCGCCGAGTTGACCTTGAACGTGAGGTTGGCCACGTAGTGCGCACCGCCGGCGGGCTCCAGCTCGCCCATCTCGCGCAACTCGTGCGTAACCGTCAGAATATCAATTGGCTCCGACTTATCAAACAGATTCAGGATAGCCTTGAAGATGCGCTGGTGGCCGTCCTTGTAGAAGCTTTGGGGCTTCAGGATGTCGATAACCGTGGTGAGGGCATCTTTTTCCAGCATGAGGGCGCCCAGCACGGCGGCTTCCAGCTCCAGGGCCTGGGGCGGCAGCTTACCCGCGGGCCCGCCCATAGGCAGCTGCGCGGGGCGGCTGCTCCAGGCGGCTTTGGCGCGCGAGGCCGAGAGTTTCAGGCGGTCATCCATCCGGTCGTTCATCAATAGGGGGGCACTACAAGGTAAGCAGGTTGAGCCGGTCTGGCCAGAATTTCTTCCGTAGCGGCCCGTTTTTCTGGAAAGGGGTACAAAGCTAACGGCTGGGCTTCACAAGTGAGGGCTGGGCAAAAAGGTTTCTTTTGCGTAGAATGAGCAGGGGTAGCATCCGCTTCCGCCCGTGCCGTTTTGCCGATGAGCTGCAGGCCGTAAGTTGCACGCAGCTAGCAAAATGGCAGGAGTGAAAAAGCTTGCGGCTTACGGCTCTCAGCTCTCCAGCCGGCACAAGCCAAAGCTTAGGCACCATGCCCTACCTTTGCCGCCTGCTTACTTATTCTGTAAATGGCCGCTACTCCTTCTTCGCTCCAACGCCTGCACCTGATTGCCATCGGGGGCAGCATCATGCACAACCTGGCCCTGGCCCTGCACAAAAGCGGCGCCCACGTCACGGGCTCCGACGACGAAATATTTGAGCCCGCCAAAGGCCGGCTGGCCAAAGCCGAGCTGCTGCCTGCCGCCGAGGGCTGGTTTCCGGAAAAAGTAACCGCCGACCTCGACGCCGTGATTGTGGGCATGCACGCCCGCGCCGACAACCCCGAGCTGCTGCGCGCCCAGGAGCTGGGCTTGCGGGTGTACTCGTTTCCGGAGTTCATCTACGAGGCTTCCAAGGACAAGCAGCGGGTGGTAATTGGCGGCTCGCACGGCAAAACCAGCATCACCTCGCTGATTCTGCACGTGCTGCGCTACCATGGCCGCAAGTTCGACTACGCCGTGGGGGCCCAGCTGGAAGGCTTCGACCTCATGGTGCAGCTCACCGACGACGCGCCCATCATCATTATTGAGGGAGACGAGTATTTGTCGTCGCCGATTGACCGGCGGCCTAAATTCCACCTGTACCAGCACCACATCGGCGTGATTTCCGGCATCAGCTGGGACCAT is from Hymenobacter yonginensis and encodes:
- the dnaB gene encoding replicative DNA helicase — protein: MGGPAGKLPPQALELEAAVLGALMLEKDALTTVIDILKPQSFYKDGHQRIFKAILNLFDKSEPIDILTVTHELREMGELEPAGGAHYVANLTFKVNSAANIEYHSRIITENAIKRELINIASTIQRDAFEDTTDVFNLLDSTEQALFEVSESNIRKNFDDMRSLMGKAIKELEEKKDQKDGLTGVPSGFSALDRVTSGWQPSDLVIIAARPGMGKCLGKGTKVLMYDGTLRNVEDVQAGELLMGDDSTPRRVLSIARGRENMYWVRQNKGEAYRVNESHILSLKRSRTEGPHRHGDVLNITVKDWLGKSAKFRSNYKGYKVPVEFAAQEVPVDPYFLGVWLGDGASDNCRITGQDPEIIEYLHQYAAELDMQVTVGVVADRCNSYGITRGRQGSSIAQYSLQDELRQLGVLGDKHIPQSYLSNSTDNRLRLLAGLIDSDGHLDPVSNGYEITQKNHRLARQIKFLADSLGFRTSLKKKRAAISAIGYESEVYRVRIYGDINRVPVRVARKQAQPWRSPVDWRMTGISVEFDGEDNYYGFSIDGNRLFLLQDMTVTHNTAFVVSAMRNAAVEFKKPVAIFSLEMSSLQLVNRLISAEAELDSEKIKKGNLADHEWAQLNHKISSLSSAPIYIDDTPGLSIRELRTKCRRLKAHHDISMIIIDYLQLMTGNTDGKGGGNREQEIASISRALKGIAKELNVPVLALSQLSRSVETRGGDKKPQLSDLRESGSIEQDADMVIFLYRPEYYKITEDEMGNPTQGTGEVIIAKHRNGSLETVQLKFIGKFTKFADLDGAGGFGDAGFNPSAFPPSSFDEQTGFTPNTIRLGSRLNNDSPPPAQAFPRSNFDDGPPPF